One stretch of Arachis hypogaea cultivar Tifrunner chromosome 20, arahy.Tifrunner.gnm2.J5K5, whole genome shotgun sequence DNA includes these proteins:
- the LOC112783886 gene encoding heat stress transcription factor A-4c, with protein MDEVQGSSSSLPPFLTKTYEMVDDPSTNSIVSWSDSSRSFVVWNPPEFARVLLPKFFKHNNFSSFIRQLNTYGFKKIDPEQWEFSNDDFVRGQPNLMKNIHRRKPVHSHSLQTLHGQVAIPLTESERKSLKDDIEKLKHDKQEQILELQRQEQEWEIFKLKIDCTKERLETMEKRQQNMISSISQVLHKPGAALNLLTLTENMERKRRLPKGSSHFTDEASIEDPMEISQVLPSENAESSGFVTSCIERMNQLESTLVFWEYIAQDVNETIVQSHSNLDVDESTSCPDSPAVSSVQLDDEVQPKSSGIDMNSEPALPSDTVALKEQPVGTTPAATGVNDKFWEQFLTENPGSTELQEAQSERMDLDNKKNEGKPSAHGKFWWNMRNVNNLPEQMGHS; from the exons ATGGATGAAGTTCAGGGAAGTTCAAGTTCCTTACCTCCATTTCTCACAAAGACATATGAGATGGTGGATGATCCTTCCACCAATTCCATTGTTTCATGGAGTGACAGCAGCAGGAGTTTTGTTGTTTGGAATCCACCAGAGTTTGCAAGGGTCTTGTTACCAAAATTCTTTAAGCACAATAACTTCTCAAGCTTTATCAGACAGCTCAACACTTAT GGCTTTAAGAAGATTGACCCTGAACAATGGGAATTTTCCAATGATGATTTTGTAAGAGGTCAACCAAATCTTATGAAGAATATTCATAGGCGCAAACCGGTTCATAGCCATTCTTTGCAGACTCTACATGGACAAGTGGCTATTCCGCTAACCGAGTCAGAACGGAAGAGTCTGAAAGATGACATTGAAAAGCTTAAGCATGATAAACAAGAACAGATTCTGGAGTTACAGAGACAAGAACAAGAGTGGGAAATTTTCAAGTTAAAAATAGATTGCACAAAGGAGCGTTTGGAAACAATGGAAAAGAGGCAACAGAATATGATTTCTTCTATTTCTCAAGTGCTGCATAAACCTGGGGCTGCATTAAATCTGTTGACACTGACAGAAAACATGGAAAGAAAACGAAGGTTGCCAAAAGGCAGCAGTCACTTTACTGATGAAGCTAGCattgaagatcctatggaaaTATCCCAAGTGTTACCTAGTGAAAATGCAGAGAGTAGTGGCTTCGTCACATCATGCATAGAACGAATGAATCAGCTCGAGTCAACCCTGGTATTTTGGGAATATATTGCACAAGATGTGAatgaaaccattgttcaaagtCATTCAAACTTGGATGTTGATGAATCCACAAGTTGTCCAGATAGTCCAGCGGTATCTAGTGTGCAACTCGATGATGAAGTTCAGCCTAAGTCATCCGGGATAGACATGAATTCTGAGCCAGCTTTACCTTCTGATACTGTTGCATTGAAGGAACAACCTGTTGGAACTACCCCTGCAGCTACTGGTGTTAACGACAAATTCTGGGAACAATTCTTGACAGAGAATCCTGGTTCAACAGAACTGCAAGAGGCACAATCAGAAAGAATGGATTTGGACAACAAAAAGAATGAAGGAAAGCCTAGTGCACATGGCAAATTTTGGTGGAACATGAGGAATGTAAATAATCTTCCAGAACAGATGGGTCATTCTTAG
- the LOC112782426 gene encoding U-box domain-containing protein 17 yields the protein MASGAIFSSLRRRRSPSLEAFLAPVDLTDVALVQTLAHVATELVTCFSDRPFFFQRKNSRSLIRKVEVFQLLLEYLSDSSGACLPPTAVLCLKELYLLLYRSKILLDYCAQSCKLWLLLQNHSISGHFHDLNQEISTLLDVFPIGDIGLSKDVREQVELLQKQSRKARLFIDKNDDALRIRFFAFFDEFESGKIPDSAELRDFYVDKLRILDARSCRSEIEGLEEQIVNHEGDIEPTISVLNGFVAMTRYCRFLIFGFEEDELALDNGGQKKIKKRLITQEIAETFMTVPKDFCCPISLDLMQDPVIISTGQTYDRSSISRWVDEGHTTCPKTGQMLAHNRLVPNRALRNLIVQWCSAHGIPLEQPEVMDPMAETFASACPSRTSLEANRATATLLIQQLANGSQAGKTVAAREIRMLAKTGKDNRAFIAEAGAIPHLRNLLSSPNAVAQENCVTALLNLSIFDKNKSRIMDEEGCLGSIVNVLRFGHTTEARENAAATLFSLSAVHDYKKRIADKTGAVEALAGLLQEGTSRGKKDAVTALFNLSTHTENCVRMIEAGAVTALVGALGNEGVAEEAAGALALIVRQPVGAKAVVKEEAAVAGLIGMMRCGTPRGKENAVAALLELCRSGGAAATERVVKAPSLAGLLQTLLFTGTKRARRKAASLARVFQRCEALHYGGLGVGYAFASNSAATRDTSFAGDVSVPMSISVPVL from the coding sequence ATGGCTTCAGGGGCTATATTCTCGTCGCTGCGGCGGAGAAGGTCACCGTCGTTGGAAGCATTTCTGGCCCCCGTTGACTTGACAGACGTTGCACTCGTCCAAACGCTCGCTCACGTGGCCACCGAGCTCGTCACGTGCTTCTCCGATCGACCCTTCTTCTTCCAGCGCAAGAATTCCAGGTCCCTGATCCGAAAAGTCGAAGTCTTTCAGCTGCTCCTGGAGTACCTTAGCGATTCTTCAGGCGCGTGTCTTCCACCTACCGCCGTGCTCTGCCTCAAGGAGCTGTACCTGCTTCTCTATCGGTCCAAAATTCTTCTTGATTACTGTGCTCAATCGTGTAAGTTGTGGCTTTTGCTTCAGAACCATTCGATTTCTGGCCATTTCCATGATTTGAACCAGGAAATTTCAACCCTTTTGGATGTTTTCCCAATTGGGGATATTGGGTTGAGTAAGGATGTTAGGGAACAAGTTGAGCTCTTGCAGAAGCAATCAAGGAAGGCTAGGTTGTTTATAGACAAGAATGATGATGCGCTTAGGATAAGATTTTTCGCTTTTTTTGATGAATTTGAGAGTGGGAAGATTCCTGATTCTGCTGAATTGAGGGATTTCTATGTTGATAAGCTTAGGATTTTGGATGCTAGGAGTTGTAGAAGTGAAATTGAGGGTTTGGAAGAGCAGATTGTTAATCATGAAGGGGACATTGAGCCTACAATTTCTGTGCTCAATGGTTTTGTGGCGATGACGCGGTATTGCAGGTTCTTGATCTTTGGGTTTGAGGAGGATGAACTTGCTTTGGATAATGGGGGTCAGAAAAAGATCAAGAAGAGATTGATTACTCAGGAAATCGCCGAAACATTTATGACTGTTCCAAAGGACTTTTGCTGCCCAATATCATTGGATTTGATGCAAGACCCGGTGATAATTTCCACAGGGCAAACATATGATAGGAGTTCCATTTCCAGGTGGGTGGATGAAGGCCACACGACTTGTCCAAAAACAGGGCAAATGCTTGCCCACAATCGCCTTGTTCCGAACCGTGCGCTGAGGAATTTGATAGTGCAGTGGTGCTCTGCACATGGAATTCCGCTCGAACAGCCAGAAGTTATGGATCCAATGGCTGAAACTTTTGCATCAGCTTGTCCATCCAGAACTTCCCTTGAAGCCAACAGAGCCACAGCAACACTTCTCATCCAGCAGCTCGCTAATGGGTCGCAAGCCGGGAAGACTGTTGCTGCTAGGGAGATAAGAATGCTAGCCAAAACTGGTAAAGACAACCGCGCTTTCATTGCAGAAGCAGGGGCAATTCCTCATCTTCGAAATTTACTGTCATCTCCTAATGCTGTCGCTCAGGAGAATTGTGTAACTGCATTGCTCAACCTATCCATTTTCGACAAGAACAAAAGCCGGATCATGGATGAGGAAGGGTGTCTTGGATCGATTGTCAATGTCTTGAGATTCGGCCACACAACAGAAGCAAGGGAAAATGCTGCCGCGACATTGTTCAGCTTATCTGCAGTTCATGACTATAAGAAGAGGATTGCAGATAAGACGGGAGCTGTCGAAGCTTTGGCAGGATTGTTGCAAGAGGGGACTTCAAGAGGAAAGAAGGATGCTGTAACGGCTTTGTTCAATCTTTCCACTCACACCGAGAATTGTGTTAGAATGATAGAGGCAGGCGCAGTAACGGCTCTAGTTGGAGCTTTGGGGAATGAAGGAGTCGCGGAGGAAGCAGCAGGTGCCTTGGCCTTGATCGTCCGGCAGCCGGTTGGAGCCAAAGCAGTGGTGAAGGAAGAGGCAGCAGTTGCCGGATTGATTGGCATGATGCGTTGTGGAACACCAAGAGGTAAAGAGAATGCAGTTGCAGCATTGTTGGAGTTGTGCCGGAGTGGCGGTGCAGCTGCAACTGAAAGGGTGGTTAAGGCACCATCTTTGGCCGGATTACTTCAGACCTTGCTTTTTACCGGAACAAAGCGAGCCAGACGAAAGGCAGCTTCACTTGCAAGAGTGTTTCAGAGATGTGAAGCTTTACATTATGGTGGATTAGGTGTAGGGTATGCATTTGCCAGCAATTCTGCAGCAACTAGGGATACAAGCTTTGCTGGTGATGTTTCAGTGCCAATGTCCATTTCTGTCCCAGTTTTATAG
- the LOC114926066 gene encoding uncharacterized protein: MTTNISECVNSILKGVRNLLVCSLVKATYGRLAELFVRKGREAEAQMGTGQQFSQHLVKCIEANLKTARCFTVTVYDRDNSEFTVAETTPTGSFSLGTYKVSLASHTCDCGYFQALHFPCPHALACCAYSRLTWEPYVHQVYRLSSVFSVYQMGFTPPIPEGFWPPYDGPTVIPDPNKRRAREGRPRSTWIRTNMDEADPNRPKRCGLCRQPNHTRRSCPQLGGAEHTRRHD; this comes from the coding sequence atgacgacgaatatatCTGAGTGTGTGAACTCGATCCTCAAGGGTGTCAGAAACCTTCTTGTGTGCTCGCTAGTCAAGGCAACATACGGAAGGTTGGCCGAATTATTTGTTCGCAAAGGGAGGGAGGCTGAGGCGCAGATGGGTACCGGACAACAATTTAGTCAGCACTTGGTGAAGTGTAtcgaggccaacttgaagacggctAGGTGCTTCACGGTAACTGTGTACGACAgggataactccgagttcaccgtCGCAGAGACAACTCCGACTGGTTCTTTCTCACTGGGTACCTACAAAGTCTCGCTTGCATCTCACACATGTGACTGCGGATACTTCCAGgcacttcatttcccgtgtcCCCACGCACTGGCATGCTGTGCCTACTCACGGCTTACATGGGAGCCTTACGTCCACCAGGTGTATCGTCTTAGTTCGGTCTTCAGTGTGTATCAGATGGgtttcacacctcccattccggagggtttctggccaccataTGACGGGCCGACTGTCATCCCTGACCCCAATAagaggcgtgcgagagagggtcgTCCCAGGTCCACTTGGATACGGACCaatatggacgaggcagatccgaaCCGGCCAAAGAGATGTGGGCTTTGTCGGCAGCCCAACCACACACGTCGGAGTTGCCCGCAGCTCGGAGGAGCAGAGCACACACGGAGACATGATTAG